One window from the genome of Saimiri boliviensis isolate mSaiBol1 chromosome 2, mSaiBol1.pri, whole genome shotgun sequence encodes:
- the TLR4 gene encoding toll-like receptor 4 isoform X1 codes for MMPASCLAGALIPAMAFLSCVRPESWEPCVEVVPNVTYQCMELNFYKIPDNIPFSTKNLDLSFNPLRHLGSHSFFNFPELQVLDLSRCEIQTIEDGAYQSLSHLSTLILTGNPIQNLALGAFSGLSSLQKLVAVETHLLSLENFPIGHLKTLKDLNVAHNLIQSFKLPEYFSNLTNLEHLDLSSNNIQNIYCKDLQVLHQMPLLNLSLDLSLNPINFIQPGAFKEIRLHKLTLRNNFDSLNAMKTCIQGLAGLEVHRLVLGEFRNERNIEDFDKSALEGLCNLTINEFRLAYLDDFLDDIIDLFNCLANVSSFSLVNVHIKRVEDFSYNFRWQHLELVNCVFQQFPPLKLKSLKRLTFTANKGRNHFSEVDLPSLEFLDLSRNGLSFKGCCSQSDFGTTSLKYLDLSFNDVITMGSNFLGLEQLEHLDFQHSNLKQMSEFSVFLSLRNLIYLDISHTHTRVAFNGIFNGLFSLKVLKMAGNSFQQNFLEDIFTDLNNLIFLDVSECQLEQLSPTAFDSLPRLRILNMSHNNFFALDTFPYKHLYSLQVLDYSLNHIGTSKNQELQHFPSSLAFLNLTQNDFACTCEHQSFLQWIKDQRRLLVEVEQMECATPLNRKGIPVLSLNITCQMSKTIIGVSVLSVLVVSVVAVLVYKFYFHLMLLAGCIKYGRGENTYDAFVIYSSQDEDWVRNELVKNLEEGVPPFQLCLHYRDFIPGVAIAANIIHEGFHKSRKVIVVVSQHFIQSRWCIFEYEIAQTWQFLSSRAGIIFIVLQKVEKSLLRQQVELYRLLSRNTYLEWEDSVLGRHIFWRRLRKALLDGRPWNPEGTVGAGCE; via the exons ATGATGCCTGCTTCATGCCTGGCTGGGGCTCTGATCCCAGCCATGGCCTTCCTCTCCTGCGTGAGACCTGAAAGCTGGGAGCCCTGCGTGGAG GTGGTTCCTAACGTTACTTATCAATGCATGGAACTGAATTTCTACAAAATCCCCGACAACATCCCCTTCTCAACTAAGAACCTGGACCTGAGCTTTAACCCACTGAGGCATTTAGGCAGCCATAGCTTCTTCAATTTCCCAGAACTGCAGGTGCTGGATTTATCCAG GTGTGAAATCCAGACAATCGAAGATGGGGCATATCAGAGCCTAAGCCACCTCTCCACCTTAATATTGACAGGAAATCCTATCCAGAATTTAGCCCTGGGAGCCTTTTCTGGACTATCAAGTTTACAGAAGCTGGTGGCTGTGGAGACACATCTGTTATCACTAGAGAACTTCCCCATTGGACATCTCAAAACTTTGAAGGACCTTAATGTGGCTCACAATCTAATCCAATCTTTCAAATTACCTGAGTATTTTTCTAATCTGACCAATCTAGAGCACTTGGACCTTTCTAGTaacaatattcaaaatatttattgcaaagaCTTGCAGGTTCTACATCAAATGCCCCTACTCAATCTCTCTTTAGACCTGTCCCTGAACCCTATAAACTTTATTCAACCAGGTGCGTTTAAAGAAATTAGGCTCCATAAGCTgactttgagaaataattttgatAGTTTAAATGCAATGAAAACTTGCATTCAAGGTCTGGCTGGGTTAGAAGTCCATCGTTTGGTTCTGGGAgaatttagaaatgaaagaaatattgaaGACTTTGACAAATCTGCTCTGGAGGGCCTGTGCAATTTGACCATTAATGAATTCCGATTAGCTTACTTAGATGACTTTCTAGATGATATTATTGACTTATTTAACTGTTTAgcaaatgtttcttcattttccctgGTGAATGTGCATATTAAAAGAGTAGAAgacttttcttataattttagaTGGCAACATTTAGAATTAGTTAACTGTGTATTTCAACAGTTTCCTCCACTGAAACTCAAATCTCTCAAAAGGCTTACTTTCACTGCCAACAAAGGTAGGAATCATTTTTCAGAAGTTGATCTTCCAAGCCTTGAGTTTCTAGATCTCAGTAGAAATGGCTTGAGTTTCAAAGGTTGCTGTTCTCAATCTGATTTTGGGACGACCAGCCTAAAGTATTTAGATCTGAGCTTCAATGACGTTATTACCATGGGTTCAAACTTCTTAGGCTTAGAACAACTAGAACACTTGGATTTCCAGCATTCCAATTTGAAACAAATGAGTGAGTTTTCAGTATTCCTATCACTCAGAAACCTCATTTACCTTGACATTTCTCATACTCACACCAGAGTTGCTTTCAATGGCATCTTTAATGGCTTGTTCAGTCTCAAAGTCTTGAAAATGGCTGGAAATTCTTTCCAGCAAAACTTCCTTGAAGATATCTTCACGGATCTGAATAACTTGATATTCCTGGACGTCTCTGAGTGTCAGCTGGAGCAGTTGTCTCCAACAGCATTTGACTCACTTCCCAGACTTCGGATACTAAATATGAGCCACAACAACTTCTTTGCATTGGATACATTCCCTTACAAGCATCTCTACTCCCTCCAGGTTCTGGATTACAGTCTCAATCATATAGGGACTTCCAAAAATCAGGAACTGCAGCATTTTCCAAGTAGTCTAGCTTTCTTAAATCTTACTCAAAATGACTTTGCTTGTACTTGTGAACACCAGAGTTTCCTGCAGTGGATCAAGGACCAGAGGCGGCTGTTGGTGGAAGTTGAACAAATGGAATGTGCAACACCTTTAAATAGGAAGGGCATACCTGTGCTGAGTTTGAATATCACCTGTCAGATGAGTAAGACTATCATTGGTGTGTCAGTGCTCAGTGTGCTTGTGGTATCTGTTGTAGCAGTTCTGGTCTATAAGTTCTATTTTCACCTGATGCTTCTTGCTGGCTGCATAAAGTATGGTAGAGGTGAAAACACCTATGATGCCTTTGTTATCTACTCAAGCCAGGATGAGGACTGGGTAAGGAATGAACTAGTAAAGAATTTAGAAGAAGGAGTGCCTCCCTTTCAGCTCTGCCTTCACTACAGAGACTTTATTCCCGGTGTGGCCATTGCTGCCAACATCATCCATGAAGGTTTCCATAAAAGCCGAAAGGTGATTGTTGTGGTATCTCAGCACTTCATCCAGAGCCGCTGGTGTATCTTTGAATATGAGATTGCTCAGACCTGGCAGTTTCTGAGCAGTCGTGCTGGTATCATCTTCATTGTCCTGCAGAAGGTGGAGAAGTCCCTGCTCAGGCAGCAGGTGGAGCTGTACCGCCTTCTCAGCAGGAACACTTACCTGGAGTGGGAGGACAGTGTCCTGGGGAGGCACATCTTCTGGAGACGACTCAGAAAAGCCCTGCTGGATGGTAGACCGTGGAATCCAGAAGGAACAGTGGGTGCAGGATGCGAATAG
- the TLR4 gene encoding toll-like receptor 4 isoform X2: MPLLNLSLDLSLNPINFIQPGAFKEIRLHKLTLRNNFDSLNAMKTCIQGLAGLEVHRLVLGEFRNERNIEDFDKSALEGLCNLTINEFRLAYLDDFLDDIIDLFNCLANVSSFSLVNVHIKRVEDFSYNFRWQHLELVNCVFQQFPPLKLKSLKRLTFTANKGRNHFSEVDLPSLEFLDLSRNGLSFKGCCSQSDFGTTSLKYLDLSFNDVITMGSNFLGLEQLEHLDFQHSNLKQMSEFSVFLSLRNLIYLDISHTHTRVAFNGIFNGLFSLKVLKMAGNSFQQNFLEDIFTDLNNLIFLDVSECQLEQLSPTAFDSLPRLRILNMSHNNFFALDTFPYKHLYSLQVLDYSLNHIGTSKNQELQHFPSSLAFLNLTQNDFACTCEHQSFLQWIKDQRRLLVEVEQMECATPLNRKGIPVLSLNITCQMSKTIIGVSVLSVLVVSVVAVLVYKFYFHLMLLAGCIKYGRGENTYDAFVIYSSQDEDWVRNELVKNLEEGVPPFQLCLHYRDFIPGVAIAANIIHEGFHKSRKVIVVVSQHFIQSRWCIFEYEIAQTWQFLSSRAGIIFIVLQKVEKSLLRQQVELYRLLSRNTYLEWEDSVLGRHIFWRRLRKALLDGRPWNPEGTVGAGCE, from the coding sequence ATGCCCCTACTCAATCTCTCTTTAGACCTGTCCCTGAACCCTATAAACTTTATTCAACCAGGTGCGTTTAAAGAAATTAGGCTCCATAAGCTgactttgagaaataattttgatAGTTTAAATGCAATGAAAACTTGCATTCAAGGTCTGGCTGGGTTAGAAGTCCATCGTTTGGTTCTGGGAgaatttagaaatgaaagaaatattgaaGACTTTGACAAATCTGCTCTGGAGGGCCTGTGCAATTTGACCATTAATGAATTCCGATTAGCTTACTTAGATGACTTTCTAGATGATATTATTGACTTATTTAACTGTTTAgcaaatgtttcttcattttccctgGTGAATGTGCATATTAAAAGAGTAGAAgacttttcttataattttagaTGGCAACATTTAGAATTAGTTAACTGTGTATTTCAACAGTTTCCTCCACTGAAACTCAAATCTCTCAAAAGGCTTACTTTCACTGCCAACAAAGGTAGGAATCATTTTTCAGAAGTTGATCTTCCAAGCCTTGAGTTTCTAGATCTCAGTAGAAATGGCTTGAGTTTCAAAGGTTGCTGTTCTCAATCTGATTTTGGGACGACCAGCCTAAAGTATTTAGATCTGAGCTTCAATGACGTTATTACCATGGGTTCAAACTTCTTAGGCTTAGAACAACTAGAACACTTGGATTTCCAGCATTCCAATTTGAAACAAATGAGTGAGTTTTCAGTATTCCTATCACTCAGAAACCTCATTTACCTTGACATTTCTCATACTCACACCAGAGTTGCTTTCAATGGCATCTTTAATGGCTTGTTCAGTCTCAAAGTCTTGAAAATGGCTGGAAATTCTTTCCAGCAAAACTTCCTTGAAGATATCTTCACGGATCTGAATAACTTGATATTCCTGGACGTCTCTGAGTGTCAGCTGGAGCAGTTGTCTCCAACAGCATTTGACTCACTTCCCAGACTTCGGATACTAAATATGAGCCACAACAACTTCTTTGCATTGGATACATTCCCTTACAAGCATCTCTACTCCCTCCAGGTTCTGGATTACAGTCTCAATCATATAGGGACTTCCAAAAATCAGGAACTGCAGCATTTTCCAAGTAGTCTAGCTTTCTTAAATCTTACTCAAAATGACTTTGCTTGTACTTGTGAACACCAGAGTTTCCTGCAGTGGATCAAGGACCAGAGGCGGCTGTTGGTGGAAGTTGAACAAATGGAATGTGCAACACCTTTAAATAGGAAGGGCATACCTGTGCTGAGTTTGAATATCACCTGTCAGATGAGTAAGACTATCATTGGTGTGTCAGTGCTCAGTGTGCTTGTGGTATCTGTTGTAGCAGTTCTGGTCTATAAGTTCTATTTTCACCTGATGCTTCTTGCTGGCTGCATAAAGTATGGTAGAGGTGAAAACACCTATGATGCCTTTGTTATCTACTCAAGCCAGGATGAGGACTGGGTAAGGAATGAACTAGTAAAGAATTTAGAAGAAGGAGTGCCTCCCTTTCAGCTCTGCCTTCACTACAGAGACTTTATTCCCGGTGTGGCCATTGCTGCCAACATCATCCATGAAGGTTTCCATAAAAGCCGAAAGGTGATTGTTGTGGTATCTCAGCACTTCATCCAGAGCCGCTGGTGTATCTTTGAATATGAGATTGCTCAGACCTGGCAGTTTCTGAGCAGTCGTGCTGGTATCATCTTCATTGTCCTGCAGAAGGTGGAGAAGTCCCTGCTCAGGCAGCAGGTGGAGCTGTACCGCCTTCTCAGCAGGAACACTTACCTGGAGTGGGAGGACAGTGTCCTGGGGAGGCACATCTTCTGGAGACGACTCAGAAAAGCCCTGCTGGATGGTAGACCGTGGAATCCAGAAGGAACAGTGGGTGCAGGATGCGAATAG